A stretch of DNA from Methanomassiliicoccales archaeon:
TCCTATCCTGGGCGCGACATCGTATATGTAGAAATTAAGATCCTTATCCACGCATGTCTGCAGGCAGAAGGGCCCTATAATTCCAGGAGCAAAATACTCTTGTGATGCCTTAACATACCTTTCCGCCAATTCGAAAGCGTTTTCTAACAAGCTTTCTCGCAATGTGGCAGAGTTGTGCCCGCAAACCGTATACTCAGGTACCCTCTGCCTCTCATTGAGTGTAAGTTGTTGTTCAGCTGGAAGCCTAACATGTCCATCCAGAGAGGTCTCAAATCTCCAATCGATTCCTAATAGCTCTATTTTCGAGCCCTTTTCTTCCAAGGGAGAATAGAAGAAGTCTAGGTTGAAAACTGGACCAATAATATATTCCTCCATTCTAGCATTCAAAAGGCTATCCTCATCAATCACACCATCAGCAATCAACTTGGAGGACTTGCGTTGGTACTCTTCGTAACTTGCGGCCGTAAAGAAACCCCTCTCCAGCTTTTTGACTTTATGATGCAATTTGATAATGGTGAGTCTATCGATGTTTTCTGGCCTCTCTATCCTCTTGGGATATGGGAGTTCGGCCTTTTCTAGAAGCCAATAATAGTCTCTCGGACCACCCCGGTCCTCGCTTCGTAGCATATTCCTTGAGCCTACCAAGGGGACGAGGAACTCATCCTCCACTGCATCTATACCGCAATATGACGTGAAGGACCTATTTGGCACAAAAAGCACGTTTTTGGAAAGGAGCAGATCCTGAATATTCTTTGACACCGCTTCCTTGAATTTCTTGAGCAACACCACCTCGTCGACGATACCCCGCAGAATCATGCCATTCTTATCCCTAAACGCTCTGAAATAATTGGAATAGGTCTTCTCTCGTCCTTGCTGGCATAAAGC
This window harbors:
- a CDS encoding formate--phosphoribosylaminoimidazolecarboxamide ligase family protein, producing MITTDMIHAKLEKYSPKEIMIGVLASHSALDVCDGAVEEGFRTLALCQQGREKTYSNYFRAFRDKNGMILRGIVDEVVLLKKFKEAVSKNIQDLLLSKNVLFVPNRSFTSYCGIDAVEDEFLVPLVGSRNMLRSEDRGGPRDYYWLLEKAELPYPKRIERPENIDRLTIIKLHHKVKKLERGFFTAASYEEYQRKSSKLIADGVIDEDSLLNARMEEYIIGPVFNLDFFYSPLEEKGSKIELLGIDWRFETSLDGHVRLPAEQQLTLNERQRVPEYTVCGHNSATLRESLLENAFELAERYVKASQEYFAPGIIGPFCLQTCVDKDLNFYIYDVAPRIGGGTNVHMSMGHAYGNALWRRPMSTGRRLAMEIRRGIEEERLEEIVT